In a genomic window of Sulfurimonas denitrificans DSM 1251:
- a CDS encoding FkbM family methyltransferase has product MSFISYAQNFEDVMLWRALKHIKKGFYIDVGAYSPDDDSVTKAFYDNGWSGINIEPNPQLHEQYLTKRERDINLKVAISDTTGETNIYFSQNAGLSSLDKNIAQSHEKIGLHVTPSKVTLTTLSHICQEYTKDKEIHFLKVDVEGLEAKVIRGNDWSKFRPWIVVVEATMPMSQVENHQEWEYILIEADYIFAYADGLNRFYISPQHQELLPSFKYPPNIFDDFIVAGYADSQCEAQSALIQLNEANARAQEEEQNAITAWQHYEMLTKSKSWKLTKPLRSMGDIVRWIRNKSSKKKLPQNINDEESLTSKNYPRSLEHLTPNAKKIYHELESTIMRSKKKA; this is encoded by the coding sequence ATGAGTTTTATCTCTTATGCACAAAATTTTGAAGATGTAATGCTTTGGCGAGCACTAAAACATATAAAAAAAGGCTTTTATATAGATGTTGGGGCATATTCGCCAGATGATGATTCTGTAACAAAAGCTTTTTATGATAATGGTTGGAGTGGCATAAACATAGAACCAAACCCACAGCTTCATGAGCAATATCTCACTAAAAGAGAGCGTGATATAAACCTAAAAGTTGCCATAAGTGACACCACAGGCGAAACAAATATCTACTTTTCTCAAAATGCAGGGCTCTCATCACTAGATAAAAACATTGCACAAAGCCATGAAAAAATCGGCTTACATGTAACTCCATCAAAAGTTACTCTAACAACACTAAGCCATATATGCCAAGAATATACTAAAGACAAAGAGATTCATTTTTTAAAAGTTGATGTTGAAGGTTTAGAAGCAAAAGTCATCAGAGGCAACGACTGGAGTAAATTTCGTCCATGGATAGTTGTTGTAGAGGCAACTATGCCAATGAGCCAAGTTGAGAATCATCAAGAGTGGGAATATATCTTGATAGAAGCAGATTATATCTTTGCTTATGCAGATGGCTTAAACCGTTTTTACATATCACCCCAGCACCAAGAACTGCTACCATCTTTTAAATATCCGCCAAATATATTTGATGATTTTATCGTAGCAGGTTATGCAGATTCCCAATGCGAAGCCCAATCAGCTCTTATCCAACTAAACGAAGCAAACGCAAGAGCCCAAGAAGAGGAACAAAATGCAATAACTGCATGGCAACACTATGAAATGCTCACAAAAAGCAAATCATGGAAACTTACAAAACCTCTGCGCTCTATGGGTGATATAGTGCGATGGATTCGTAATAAATCATCAAAAAAAAAACTCCCTCAAAACATAAATGATGAGGAGAGTTTGACATCTAAGAACTACCCTAGATCTCTTGAGCATCTCACTCCAAATGCCAAAAAAATATATCATGAGTTAGAGAGTACAATAATGCGCAGCAAAAAAAAGGCTTAG
- a CDS encoding ABC transporter ATP-binding protein — translation MSKEFILEVKNITKVYKTYRSEWRRILSWFGLGFKSVSQICTLEDITFSIQPGEAVGIIGQNGAGKSTLLKIITGTLKPTQGSVTCKGRIAAILELGMGFHPDLTGRQNAYHSAGLMGYSLEQIDTVISDIESFSEIADYFDKPVRLYSSGMQMRVAFSVATAFRPEILIIDEALSVGDTYFQHKSFERIRRYRDSGTSLLFVSHDKGAILALCDRAILLEKGHLLKDGNPEEVTDYYNALIAQKENSTISLHTQEDGKVKTTCGTGEAVLNEIGLYNEAGDKVETVGVGDLVELRIKIKAQSDLHSLVLGYGIKDRLGQVLFGTNTWLMKQVLHDVKNGEYYSFTIAFPANFGEGSYSVQTALVDRDTHLTSNYEWQDMALVFNVVNIDKNHFVGLSWNEPKITIRREV, via the coding sequence ATGAGTAAAGAGTTTATACTAGAAGTTAAGAACATTACAAAAGTTTATAAAACATATCGCAGTGAGTGGCGACGAATCCTCTCATGGTTTGGCTTAGGCTTCAAATCAGTCAGTCAAATCTGCACACTCGAAGATATCACTTTTTCCATTCAGCCAGGTGAAGCAGTAGGCATCATCGGTCAAAATGGAGCAGGGAAGAGTACTCTACTAAAAATAATTACAGGCACACTAAAACCAACTCAAGGAAGCGTTACATGTAAGGGCAGAATTGCAGCCATACTAGAGTTAGGCATGGGTTTTCATCCAGATCTCACAGGCAGACAAAATGCCTATCATTCAGCAGGCTTGATGGGGTACTCACTTGAGCAGATAGATACTGTTATCTCAGATATCGAGTCATTTTCCGAAATAGCAGACTACTTTGATAAACCAGTTCGCCTCTACAGCAGCGGTATGCAGATGCGTGTAGCTTTTTCTGTAGCAACAGCGTTTCGTCCTGAGATTCTTATTATCGATGAGGCTCTATCAGTTGGAGATACTTACTTCCAACACAAAAGTTTTGAGCGCATACGCAGATACCGTGACAGTGGAACGAGCCTACTCTTTGTCTCCCATGACAAAGGTGCTATCTTAGCACTATGCGACCGTGCTATACTCCTTGAAAAAGGGCATCTACTAAAAGATGGCAATCCAGAAGAAGTGACAGACTACTACAATGCTCTAATCGCACAAAAAGAGAACAGCACAATCTCACTTCATACACAAGAAGATGGCAAAGTAAAAACTACATGTGGCACAGGTGAAGCAGTACTAAATGAGATTGGACTTTATAATGAAGCTGGAGACAAAGTCGAGACCGTAGGTGTCGGTGATTTGGTTGAGCTAAGGATAAAGATAAAAGCACAAAGTGATCTCCATTCACTTGTATTAGGCTATGGCATAAAAGACCGCTTAGGACAGGTACTCTTTGGAACAAACACTTGGCTTATGAAACAAGTACTTCATGATGTAAAAAATGGAGAATATTATAGTTTTACCATCGCCTTTCCTGCAAATTTTGGAGAAGGAAGCTACTCCGTTCAAACAGCACTAGTAGATAGAGACACACATTTAACTTCAAACTATGAATGGCAAGATATGGCACTGGTATTTAACGTAGTAAACATAGATAAAAACCACTTTGTAGGTCTATCTTGGAATGAGCCAAAAATAACAATCAGGAGAGAAGTATGA
- a CDS encoding ABC transporter permease, which translates to MNQLRAIWAYRFFIISSIKTEFKTRFIRSRLGGIWIVLNPLAQVAIYALVLSAVLSAKLPGIDSQYAYAIYLMAGMLSWSLFSEVFTKSLNIFIENANLIKKMAFPKIALPLIVTGSALINNMFLFMAVLVVFGLLGHTPTFALLWFPLLVAITLALALGLGLTLGILNVFMRDIGQMMPILLQFWFWLTPIVYVSTILPPKYQDILLINPMTGVILSYQNIFVYSKSIDFNTLIYPITIALISIFLALFMFFRANEEMADVL; encoded by the coding sequence ATGAACCAACTAAGAGCAATTTGGGCTTATCGTTTTTTTATCATAAGCTCAATTAAAACAGAGTTTAAAACACGTTTCATCCGCAGTCGCTTGGGCGGAATATGGATTGTTTTAAACCCGCTTGCTCAGGTAGCCATATATGCGTTAGTACTCTCAGCTGTACTCTCAGCAAAACTACCAGGCATAGATAGCCAATACGCATACGCAATATATCTCATGGCAGGTATGCTCTCATGGTCGCTCTTTAGTGAAGTTTTTACTAAAAGTCTAAACATTTTTATAGAAAATGCAAATCTTATTAAAAAAATGGCATTCCCAAAAATAGCACTTCCTCTGATAGTTACAGGCTCTGCACTGATAAACAATATGTTTTTATTTATGGCAGTATTGGTTGTATTTGGGCTATTAGGACATACTCCTACATTTGCTCTGTTATGGTTTCCACTCTTAGTTGCCATTACTCTAGCTCTAGCCTTAGGATTGGGTTTGACACTTGGGATATTAAATGTATTTATGAGAGATATCGGTCAAATGATGCCAATTTTATTACAATTTTGGTTTTGGTTAACACCTATTGTCTATGTTTCAACTATTTTGCCTCCAAAATATCAAGATATTTTACTTATAAACCCTATGACAGGAGTTATCTTAAGCTATCAAAATATTTTTGTTTACTCAAAATCAATAGACTTCAACACTCTTATCTACCCAATAACCATAGCGCTAATATCTATTTTCTTGGCACTGTTTATGTTTTTTCGCGCAAACGAAGAGATGGCGGATGTACTATGA
- a CDS encoding glycosyltransferase family 4 protein: MTIYLDITQLNKSRANTGIQRVVKEFLKRALENRENIFYKIISYNADINSMELLQNSEIREFLTDIQNYTFVKKTTIDIFSIKPTEPTILFELDATWNAPLNRALLYPILKENGFLIFNFIYDLTPIILPNFANEITAQNFPTFLNALYQHSDMVFCDSYSAKNDFLHYKESLNITREIKTEVVALGADFFKINTPLENHYIKRLLKKKYILFVGTLEPRKNQENVLDAFEILAKTHPDLNLIFIGKQGWKIEHLIQKIETHKLKDKQLFWLNDIDDNTLSHFYQNAFLVTYLSKYEGYGLPITEALQHANIVITSKNSSMHEVGQDFVHYILHDSTEELIETILFYYNNPTLYNQRRKHIKQNFKTKTWDMFYETIHPFFSEF, encoded by the coding sequence ATGACAATATACCTAGATATAACTCAACTAAATAAGAGCAGAGCAAACACAGGAATACAAAGAGTTGTTAAAGAATTTTTAAAAAGAGCTTTAGAAAACAGAGAAAATATTTTTTATAAAATCATCTCTTACAATGCAGATATAAACTCTATGGAGCTACTTCAAAACAGTGAGATAAGAGAGTTCTTAACTGACATTCAAAACTACACTTTTGTAAAAAAAACTACAATAGATATATTCTCAATTAAGCCTACAGAGCCTACCATACTCTTTGAGCTTGATGCTACTTGGAATGCACCGCTAAATAGAGCGCTTTTGTATCCTATATTAAAAGAAAACGGCTTTTTAATTTTTAATTTCATATACGATTTAACACCAATCATACTACCAAACTTTGCTAATGAGATAACAGCTCAAAATTTTCCAACTTTTTTAAATGCTCTCTACCAACATAGTGATATGGTTTTTTGCGATTCATATTCTGCAAAAAATGATTTTTTACACTATAAAGAGAGTCTAAACATCACCAGAGAGATTAAAACAGAAGTTGTTGCCTTGGGTGCGGATTTTTTCAAGATAAACACCCCCCTTGAAAATCACTACATTAAAAGACTTCTCAAGAAAAAATATATTCTCTTTGTCGGAACACTCGAACCTAGAAAAAACCAAGAAAACGTACTTGATGCTTTTGAGATTTTAGCCAAAACGCATCCAGATTTAAATCTTATTTTCATAGGCAAACAAGGTTGGAAAATCGAGCACTTGATTCAAAAGATAGAAACACACAAACTAAAAGATAAACAACTCTTTTGGTTAAATGATATTGATGACAACACTCTAAGTCATTTTTATCAAAATGCCTTCTTAGTAACATACTTATCAAAATACGAAGGTTACGGACTACCAATAACAGAAGCGCTCCAACATGCAAACATAGTCATAACTTCCAAAAATAGCTCGATGCACGAAGTTGGGCAAGATTTTGTACACTACATACTCCACGACTCCACAGAAGAGTTGATAGAGACCATCCTCTTTTATTACAATAATCCAACACTCTATAATCAAAGAAGAAAACATATAAAACAAAACTTTAAAACAAAAACATGGGATATGTTTTATGAAACAATCCATCCATTTTTTAGTGAATTTTGA
- a CDS encoding mannose-1-phosphate guanylyltransferase/mannose-6-phosphate isomerase — MINIILCGGNGTRLWPISRTLMPKQFVKLFDDKSLFQLTVQRNSKICDSQFIVSNAQQYFLASDQLQELKKSNNKYLLEPLGRNTAPAIALACMALDSEDIVLVTPSDHLIKNESEYDKVTKEAKILAQSGNLVTFGIKPSFAQTGFGYIEANGNDVKAFHEKPDFSTASKYLGAGNYYWNSGMFCFKAGVFLDELKKHSPQIYEASKRALQNAKIQNLIRIDYDDMLAIPEDSIDYAVMEKSSKVKVVPSDIDWSDVGSFDALYEELPKDENGNTINKNYVQIDSKNNLIYGNERKIATVDIEDLIIVDTGDALLISKKGASQKVKEIVQKVRGDSELHNIHLTAHRPWGTYTILEDNPKYKIKRIEVKPGGRLSLQKHFHRSEHWTVVSGTAVVTLGEREIPLRANESIYIPMGELHRLENAGKLPLVIIETQIGDYLGEDDIVRVKDDYKRS, encoded by the coding sequence TTGATAAATATAATATTATGCGGTGGAAATGGCACAAGACTTTGGCCAATAAGCAGAACACTAATGCCAAAACAGTTTGTAAAACTTTTTGATGATAAATCACTATTTCAACTAACAGTACAGAGAAACTCTAAGATATGCGATTCTCAGTTTATAGTCTCAAATGCTCAACAATATTTTTTAGCTTCAGACCAGCTCCAAGAACTTAAAAAATCAAATAACAAGTATCTACTAGAGCCTCTAGGCAGAAACACTGCTCCAGCTATTGCTCTTGCTTGTATGGCGCTAGATAGTGAGGATATAGTTCTCGTTACCCCCTCCGATCATCTGATTAAAAATGAGAGTGAGTATGACAAAGTAACCAAAGAAGCAAAAATCTTAGCTCAATCTGGCAATCTTGTCACATTTGGCATAAAACCATCCTTTGCCCAAACAGGATTTGGCTATATAGAAGCCAATGGCAATGATGTAAAAGCCTTTCATGAAAAACCAGATTTCTCTACTGCCTCAAAGTATCTTGGAGCAGGAAACTACTACTGGAACAGCGGGATGTTCTGCTTTAAAGCTGGAGTTTTTTTGGATGAACTAAAAAAGCACTCCCCTCAAATTTACGAAGCATCAAAGAGAGCACTGCAAAATGCCAAAATCCAAAATCTAATACGCATAGATTATGATGATATGTTAGCCATCCCTGAGGATTCTATTGACTATGCAGTTATGGAGAAATCATCAAAAGTAAAAGTAGTTCCCTCAGACATAGATTGGTCGGATGTAGGAAGTTTTGACGCACTCTATGAAGAGTTGCCAAAAGATGAAAATGGTAACACCATAAACAAAAATTATGTTCAAATAGATAGTAAAAATAACCTCATATATGGAAATGAGAGAAAAATAGCAACAGTTGACATAGAAGACCTAATCATTGTTGACACAGGCGATGCACTCCTCATCTCAAAAAAAGGCGCATCTCAAAAAGTAAAAGAGATTGTCCAAAAGGTAAGAGGCGACAGCGAACTTCACAATATTCACCTAACAGCTCATCGCCCATGGGGAACATACACCATACTAGAAGATAACCCAAAGTATAAGATAAAACGCATAGAAGTAAAACCAGGCGGCAGACTATCACTTCAAAAACATTTTCACAGAAGCGAGCACTGGACGGTAGTAAGCGGAACAGCAGTAGTAACACTTGGCGAGAGAGAAATCCCTCTAAGAGCAAACGAATCCATATATATTCCCATGGGTGAGTTGCACCGCCTTGAAAATGCAGGAAAACTCCCGCTTGTTATCATAGAGACTCAAATAGGTGACTATTTAGGCGAAGATGATATTGTAAGGGTAAAAGATGATTATAAAAGGTCATAA
- a CDS encoding sugar transferase, producing the protein MLILGNKYSFTQLELERLEGRFKNIVIIECSQREQSEVLLEIEAAFDLRDFEMLVLNAKVKVSDEIMSYLREKQFKVDKSKLKIISVEEFMEEFLYKCYIAEESEALDGLKPYSTWQYMQKRAIDYFGVFWLFFFSWPVMLLCLKKIKEQSYGGVLFEQERVGLNGEVFRCTKFRTMHEGSHHDPYTRENDSRIFPFGNIMRRRRLDELPQMINILKGEMHLIGPRAEWDILVESYKKEIPHYNERHLVKPGITGWAQVNYPYGANIEDSKQKLMYDLYYIKHWSIGLELRVVYKTAMTVMGKKGL; encoded by the coding sequence ATGTTGATTTTAGGTAATAAATATAGTTTTACGCAGCTTGAGCTTGAGAGGCTGGAGGGAAGATTTAAAAATATTGTTATTATCGAGTGTTCTCAAAGAGAGCAGAGTGAAGTGCTACTTGAGATTGAAGCTGCTTTTGATTTGAGAGATTTTGAGATGCTTGTGCTTAATGCTAAGGTAAAAGTTAGTGATGAGATTATGAGCTATTTGAGAGAGAAGCAGTTTAAGGTGGATAAATCAAAGCTCAAAATCATCTCTGTAGAGGAGTTTATGGAGGAGTTTTTGTATAAATGCTATATAGCTGAGGAGAGTGAAGCTTTAGATGGCTTGAAGCCCTACTCCACTTGGCAATATATGCAAAAAAGGGCAATAGACTACTTTGGAGTGTTTTGGCTCTTTTTCTTCTCGTGGCCTGTTATGTTGCTATGTTTAAAAAAGATAAAAGAGCAGAGTTACGGCGGAGTTCTCTTTGAGCAGGAGAGAGTTGGGCTAAATGGAGAGGTGTTTAGGTGTACAAAATTTAGAACTATGCATGAGGGCTCACATCACGACCCATACACAAGGGAGAATGACAGTAGAATATTTCCTTTTGGCAATATTATGAGAAGAAGAAGGTTAGATGAGCTTCCACAAATGATAAATATTTTAAAGGGGGAGATGCATCTTATTGGTCCTAGAGCTGAGTGGGATATACTTGTGGAGTCTTATAAAAAAGAGATTCCGCACTACAATGAGAGGCATTTAGTCAAACCCGGAATTACTGGTTGGGCGCAGGTTAACTACCCTTATGGTGCAAACATAGAAGATTCAAAGCAGAAACTTATGTATGATTTGTACTACATCAAGCACTGGAGTATAGGTTTGGAGCTTAGAGTTGTCTATAAAACAGCCATGACTGTTATGGGCAAAAAAGGGTTATAG
- a CDS encoding NAD(P)/FAD-dependent oxidoreductase, producing MKIYDVLILGAGASSLMCAANLDKKLSVAIVEGNSKIAQKLKISGGSKCNFTNIEVTPNNYEADYDFVCASLEKFSKDDLLHYLHVRGLESELRKERYYFCKKSSDEIIDILKKEIRGVELRLSENILHVSKTELFEVKTSKETLRAKTVVVATGAKSYATLGATDIGLQIAKSFNIKVKDFHPALVGLTIQREQFWMRELSGLSCYVHVRVGDKILKEELLFTHKGISGPAILSASLYWQKGTISLDFLPNSHIFSLLSDSKKLLSSIIPLPKRLSKALLEALGVEDIECKKITAQMREKLQKIHNYEFSPAGNFGFSKAEVCRGGVLSEELNPYTLESLHVQNLHFIGEVVDVTGELGGYNFQWAFSSAVTCATAINEACSL from the coding sequence ATGAAAATATATGATGTCTTAATACTTGGTGCAGGAGCAAGCTCCCTTATGTGCGCTGCAAATCTAGATAAAAAATTGAGCGTTGCCATTGTTGAGGGCAACAGCAAAATAGCTCAAAAACTAAAGATTTCAGGCGGCTCAAAGTGCAATTTTACAAACATAGAAGTAACCCCAAACAACTATGAAGCAGATTATGATTTTGTTTGCGCATCATTAGAAAAATTCTCCAAAGATGATTTGCTCCATTATCTACATGTAAGAGGACTTGAGTCAGAATTGAGAAAAGAGCGCTACTACTTTTGTAAAAAATCCTCTGATGAGATTATAGATATTTTAAAAAAAGAGATAAGAGGTGTGGAACTGCGCTTAAGTGAAAACATCCTACATGTAAGCAAAACAGAACTCTTTGAAGTCAAAACCTCAAAAGAGACTCTAAGAGCAAAAACAGTTGTAGTAGCAACTGGCGCTAAAAGTTACGCAACTCTTGGAGCTACAGATATAGGTCTGCAAATTGCAAAAAGCTTTAACATAAAAGTAAAAGATTTCCACCCCGCTCTTGTAGGTTTAACTATCCAAAGGGAGCAGTTTTGGATGAGGGAGCTTAGCGGACTTAGCTGTTATGTACATGTAAGAGTTGGTGATAAAATCCTAAAAGAGGAGCTTCTCTTTACACACAAAGGCATAAGCGGACCAGCGATTTTATCTGCATCACTCTATTGGCAAAAGGGAACTATATCGCTGGATTTTCTACCAAATAGCCATATCTTCTCTCTTTTGAGCGATAGCAAAAAGCTACTGAGTTCAATTATTCCTCTGCCAAAGAGGCTATCAAAAGCGCTGCTTGAAGCGCTTGGTGTCGAAGACATTGAGTGTAAAAAGATAACAGCTCAAATGAGAGAGAAGTTACAAAAGATACACAACTATGAGTTTTCTCCCGCTGGAAATTTTGGTTTTAGCAAAGCTGAAGTTTGTCGTGGCGGAGTCCTAAGTGAGGAGCTAAATCCATACACGCTAGAGTCCCTACATGTACAAAACCTACACTTTATAGGCGAAGTTGTAGATGTAACAGGAGAGCTAGGCGGCTATAATTTTCAGTGGGCATTTAGCAGTGCGGTTACTTGCGCAACTGCCATCAACGAGGCATGCTCTCTATAA
- the rimO gene encoding 30S ribosomal protein S12 methylthiotransferase RimO: MGNKLHIVSLGCTKNLVDTEVMMGKLQNFELTDNQSDADVIIVNTCGFIDAAKQESINTVLNLHDARKEDSVLVMAGCLSERYKEELAKDMPEVDIFTGVGDYDKIDELLVEKKSRFSEAVYLIDGAERVVTGSTYHAYIKLSEGCNQTCSFCAIPSFKGKLNSRTLDSIAKEVESLVKKGYWDFSFVSQDSSSYLRDKNVKDGLSLLIQRVELIEGVKSARILYLYPSTTSMALLKNIAKSEIFHNYFDMPIQHINDDMLRIMKRGFGKKQTLELLEFMKSLPNSFIRTSFIVGHPGESQEMFDEMCKFASSFGFERINVFAYSDEETTPAHEMSDKIAAKVINKRASILGKIAADVMQASLKKEIGKETLLVIDKESDEHEYLLSARKILWAPDIDGEIYVNDRSGEEELNFGAIYNAEITDMVGNILTATTKNASR, from the coding sequence ATGGGCAATAAACTCCACATAGTATCTCTTGGATGCACAAAAAACTTAGTTGATACAGAGGTGATGATGGGCAAACTTCAAAACTTTGAACTTACCGACAATCAAAGTGATGCTGATGTTATCATCGTAAATACATGTGGCTTTATAGATGCTGCAAAACAGGAGTCAATAAACACTGTTCTTAATCTACATGATGCAAGAAAAGAGGACTCTGTTTTGGTTATGGCTGGATGTCTTAGTGAGCGATATAAAGAGGAGTTAGCCAAAGATATGCCAGAGGTTGACATCTTTACGGGTGTTGGCGATTATGACAAGATAGATGAACTTTTGGTTGAGAAAAAGAGTAGATTCTCAGAAGCAGTTTACCTCATTGATGGTGCAGAGCGTGTAGTTACTGGCTCGACTTATCACGCTTACATAAAGCTCTCAGAGGGGTGTAACCAGACATGTAGTTTTTGCGCTATTCCATCTTTTAAGGGGAAGTTGAACTCAAGAACTTTAGACTCTATCGCTAAAGAGGTTGAGAGTCTTGTAAAAAAAGGGTATTGGGATTTCTCTTTTGTATCACAAGACTCAAGCTCATACCTAAGAGATAAAAATGTAAAAGACGGGCTAAGTCTCTTAATACAAAGAGTTGAGCTAATTGAGGGGGTAAAGAGTGCTAGAATCCTCTATCTTTATCCATCTACTACATCTATGGCGCTGCTTAAAAATATAGCAAAAAGTGAGATATTTCATAACTACTTTGATATGCCTATTCAGCATATAAATGATGATATGTTGCGCATTATGAAGAGAGGTTTTGGCAAAAAGCAGACGCTAGAGCTTTTAGAGTTTATGAAAAGCTTACCTAACTCATTTATACGCACAAGCTTTATAGTTGGACATCCTGGGGAGAGCCAAGAGATGTTTGATGAGATGTGCAAGTTTGCTTCTAGTTTTGGGTTTGAGCGCATAAATGTTTTTGCCTATTCAGATGAAGAGACAACTCCAGCACATGAGATGAGCGATAAGATTGCAGCAAAAGTTATAAATAAAAGAGCATCTATTTTAGGCAAAATTGCTGCAGATGTTATGCAGGCATCTTTAAAAAAAGAGATTGGCAAAGAGACTCTCCTTGTCATAGATAAAGAGAGCGATGAGCATGAGTATCTCCTTAGTGCTAGAAAAATTCTCTGGGCGCCAGATATAGATGGTGAGATTTATGTAAATGACAGAAGTGGCGAAGAGGAGCTTAATTTTGGAGCGATTTATAACGCAGAGATAACTGATATGGTTGGAAATATATTAACTGCAACAACAAAGAATGCTTCAAGATAA
- the tilS gene encoding tRNA lysidine(34) synthetase TilS: MLQDKILSKLRDKKNLLAFSGGADSSALFFLLTQESIPFDIAIVNYGIREQSRDEVAYAKELSAANNITCHIYNAPKIEQNFEAKAREIRYEFFSKLSLENSYENLLTAHHLGDRFEWFLMQFCKGAGCAEIAGMQSVQKRGSYTIIRPLLHLEKRELIEYLHRIKARYFEDESNLDESIKRNYFRHNHTTPLLERHLEGIRKSFAYLDEDREALIEKADIKVIDKFAYFKRLNTQRSNIFAIDKYLKSQLYMLSANERDLLREQKSLVVGRKFVINQSRKFVFIAPYITKVVMSSEFKEECRVLKIEPKLRNYLYENREVFLKIKELF, from the coding sequence ATGCTTCAAGATAAAATCCTCTCAAAACTGAGAGACAAAAAAAATCTTCTAGCTTTCTCAGGCGGAGCGGACTCTAGCGCTCTGTTTTTTCTTCTTACACAAGAGAGTATCCCTTTTGATATTGCCATAGTAAATTATGGAATTAGAGAGCAAAGCAGAGATGAAGTTGCTTACGCAAAAGAGCTATCTGCAGCCAATAATATTACATGTCATATATATAATGCGCCAAAAATAGAGCAAAACTTTGAAGCAAAAGCCAGAGAGATAAGATATGAATTTTTCTCAAAACTCTCTCTGGAGAATAGCTATGAAAACCTCTTAACCGCTCATCATCTTGGAGATAGATTTGAGTGGTTTTTAATGCAGTTTTGCAAAGGGGCTGGATGTGCTGAGATTGCAGGGATGCAGAGTGTTCAAAAAAGAGGCTCTTACACCATCATCCGCCCTCTTTTGCATCTGGAGAAGAGAGAACTCATAGAGTATCTCCATCGCATAAAGGCACGCTATTTTGAGGATGAGAGTAACTTGGATGAGAGCATAAAGAGAAACTACTTTAGACATAACCACACAACTCCTCTGCTAGAGAGACATCTTGAGGGAATCAGAAAAAGTTTTGCTTATTTGGATGAAGATAGAGAGGCTCTAATAGAAAAAGCTGATATAAAAGTAATAGACAAATTTGCTTACTTTAAACGTTTGAATACTCAAAGAAGTAATATCTTTGCAATAGATAAATATCTAAAATCACAGCTCTACATGTTAAGTGCAAATGAGAGAGATTTGTTAAGGGAGCAGAAGAGTTTAGTAGTTGGCAGAAAATTTGTTATAAACCAGAGCAGAAAGTTTGTCTTTATAGCTCCATATATTACAAAAGTAGTAATGAGTAGCGAGTTTAAAGAGGAGTGCAGAGTTTTAAAAATAGAGCCAAAACTGCGCAACTATCTATACGAAAACAGGGAAGTTTTTTTAAAGATAAAAGAGCTATTTTAG